The genome window AAGTATGGCCAGATAACTACAGAGGAACTTAAAGACATATACGGCTATAATCATCCGCCACGGGCAATAAGAGATGTTCGAGAGAACGGCATTCCTGTAAAAACGTTTCGTGTAACAGGAACGGATGGTAGAAAAATTGCCGCTTATAAATTTGGCGCCCCGTCAGAAATACGGGTCACTCAACTATCGGGCCGTACGGCATTTTCATCCAGGCTAAAAGATGCACTGGTGGGAAAATATGGCTCGCGATGCAATATTTATCTTGAACCGTTCCCAGTAAGAGAGTTGCAAATCGATCACAGAATCCCATTTGAGATTGCGGGGGACAAAGGTGGCCTGTCTGAAAATGTAAACGACTATATGTTGTTATGCGTTTCTGCAAACAGGGCAAAATCCTGGAGTTGCGAAAATTGTGCAAATTGGCGGAAAAGGCGAATTGCCGCTTGCCGTTCCTGTTACTGGGCTTTCCCAGAAAACTATACGCATATTGCTATGCGAGATATTCGAAGGCTTGATCTCCTGTGGTCCGGCAAAGAAGCCGCCGAATACGACCTGCTGGTAGAAGAAGCGGCAAAGCTGCGGGAAGAGGTGCCGGAATACGTCAAGAAAGTGCTTCGCAAGCACTTTAGAAGGCCCAGGTGAACGCTGGCGCCGGAACCGGATCACTTGACCGGCATGCCCAAGCGCATGGCGCGCGGGTTCGGGCGCCATGCTTTGCTGCTCTCTCCAGCCCGCGGCCATGTTTAGCAATCCAGCGTGTGACTGCGCTCCCACTCGCTGAGGTGAGAGATGTAACTGCGCCATTCCTCCATCTTTAGCTTGAGATAGGAGCTTGCCAGTTCCTCGCCCAGCATTTCCCTGACGGCGCGGTTCTTCTCCAGCAGGCGTAGCGCGTCGAACAGGGTCGCCGGCAACCGCTTCAGGGAGCGCTGCCGGGCGCCCGTTTCGTACATATTAACCGACAGCGGTTTGCCCGGGTCGCGCTTGCTGGCAATGCCCTCCATGCCGGCGGCCAGGATCGCCGCCTGCATCAGGTAGGGGTTCGCCGAGCCGTCCATGGCGCGCAGTTCGAAACGGCCGGCATCCGGCACCCGCACCATATGTGTGCGGTTGTTGCCGGAGTAGCTGATCGCGTTCGGCGACCAAGTCGCGCCGGACTGCGTGGCGGGTGCGTCCAAACGTTTGTAACTGTTCACCGTGGGGTTGAAGATGGCGCACAACGCGCCCACATGGCGCAAGACGCCGCCCAGGAAGTGGCAGGCGGTGCGCGACAGGCCTAATTCATTGCGCTTGTCTTCGAACAGGTTTTTGCTTCCCGCCCGGTTCCATAACGACACATGGCAGTGACAGCCGTTGCCCGTCAGTTGCGGGAAGGGCTTGGGCATGAACGTGGCCCTCATGCCATGTTTCTCGGCGACGCTCTTGACCATGAACTTGAAAAAGGCATGGCGGTCAGCCGTCCGCAGGGCGTCGTCGTAGGTCCAGTTCATCTCGAATTGGCCGTTGGCGTCTTCGTGGTCGTTCTGGTAGGGCTCCCATCCGAGTTGCTCCATGCAGTCGCAGATCTCGCTGATAACGGGATAGCGCCGCATCAGCGCCTGCTGGTCGTAGCAGGGTTTTTCCTGCGTGTCCGCAGGGTCGGATATGGCGCGCCCGTCCGAGGAGATCAGGAAGAACTCGCACTCGACGCCTGTCTTCATGCGCCAGCCCTTGGCGGCGGCCTTCTGCACCTGCCGTTTCAAGGCGACCCGGGGTGAGGCCTCGACTTCCTTGCCGTTCATCCACAGGTCGGCGGCCAGCCAGGCGATCTCCGGGTTCCACGGCAGCTGGATCAGGCTGTCCGGGTCCGGGACGCCGAACATGTCCGGATCGGCCGGCGTCATGTCCAGCCAGGCCGCAAAGCCGGCAAAGCCCGCGCCGCCGCCTCTTTGCATGTCCATGATCGCGCGCGCCGGCACCAGTTTGGCGCGCAGAGATCCGAACAAGTCGGCGAAACTGATCAGGAAGTACCTGATCTTCTTCTTTTTTGCGATTAGGAAAAGGTCTTTGCTCATTACTCGCTACCTCCTTTATGCTTTGCGGTGCTTTACGCTGTGCGCCGATTCGCACTCGCGAGCCCCGCCCTTCGGTTGCCGAACGCCTGGGCCAGCCAGCGCCGGTAAAATTGGCGGCCCAGATGGTGCATGGCCCGCGCTTTGTCCTGCAGTCCCTGCAGGATCTCGGCGCTGCCCTGTACGCTGGCCGAAGGCGGGGGCATTTCGGGGCCGTATATCTGCAACCAGCCGCGCACGATGCGCGGGGTCGCTTCCAGGTGCGGTCCGATCGCCAGCAGGCTACCGTGGGCAAAGGCCTGCATCGGTTGGAACTCGGTGCCCAGCAGAGGCGTCGCGCCCCTGGGCAGGGCAACGTTGTCTTTATGCCAGAACATGACGGGGAGGCCTTGCGCGAGCTCCGGGTCGCACCATTCGCATAGCGCCGAGCGGTCAGCGATCCGGGCAGGGTGCCAGCCAATTTCCCAGCGCGGCATCGGCCGAATATGTCCGCCCAGCGCCTTGCTGATCAACTGCGCCCCGAAGCAATGACCGAGCACCGGGAAGTTCCTTGCGGCTGCCTTGCGGATCAGTTGCAGTTCGTCCGCGATCCAGGGACGGTAGTCGTTGACGCCGTAGTCGGCGCCCAGGAAGACCAGTCCGGAGACGTCGTTCAGGCATTGCGGCACCGGCGCCCCCTTGTCCAAGGCGACTACCTCGCAGGGGACGCGCTTGCTCAGAAAGTTCAGCAATTGGCCGGGACCTACCCAGGGATGATGCTGGAATATGCGGATAGGTTTAGCATGGGCGGCAGCTCCGTGGTCTTTGCCGGGGCCTCTGGGCTGCTCGAGACGCAAGTCGGTCACGGCCCTGCTCCTTCCCGTTGCCTTGTCGGCGCGGCACGCAGAACGCGCAGACCTGCCGGGCCGCCGCCGAATTCCGCCACCGCCGCCTGCAATTCGTCGTAAAAGTATCCCGCCGCCGCACTGTCGGCGAGCAGGTGGTAGGCCGGCTGCCCGCCGCCCGTGGCCTCTCGAATGACCACCGTGCCCAGGTGTGCGACGGAAGTCTGCGCGACACCTCCCTCGGGGAAGTGTTGCGGGCGCAGGTCCATGGAGCACAGGCCGGCCAACACCTCCGGCGTCCGGGCGCCGGTGAGCAGATACCAGGCGTGACTGTCCTGCCAGTGCAGGGGCAGCCCCCAGGGGGGAGGGGACGGGTCGCCGCCGCTCCAGCGCGCCTGCAGCTTTGCTGGGAGCGGATCGCCGCCTGCGGTCCGCGGATTGCCCAGGACCAGGGCGCTGTCCTTGTCCAGAGTGGCAATGATGGCGCCGTCGTCTTGCGCCGCCGATCGGTTCGGCGCGTCCG of Gammaproteobacteria bacterium contains these proteins:
- a CDS encoding type 1 glutamine amidotransferase, translated to MTDLRLEQPRGPGKDHGAAAHAKPIRIFQHHPWVGPGQLLNFLSKRVPCEVVALDKGAPVPQCLNDVSGLVFLGADYGVNDYRPWIADELQLIRKAAARNFPVLGHCFGAQLISKALGGHIRPMPRWEIGWHPARIADRSALCEWCDPELAQGLPVMFWHKDNVALPRGATPLLGTEFQPMQAFAHGSLLAIGPHLEATPRIVRGWLQIYGPEMPPPSASVQGSAEILQGLQDKARAMHHLGRQFYRRWLAQAFGNRRAGLASANRRTA
- a CDS encoding HNH endonuclease; protein product: KYGQITTEELKDIYGYNHPPRAIRDVRENGIPVKTFRVTGTDGRKIAAYKFGAPSEIRVTQLSGRTAFSSRLKDALVGKYGSRCNIYLEPFPVRELQIDHRIPFEIAGDKGGLSENVNDYMLLCVSANRAKSWSCENCANWRKRRIAACRSCYWAFPENYTHIAMRDIRRLDLLWSGKEAAEYDLLVEEAAKLREEVPEYVKKVLRKHFRRPR
- the glnT gene encoding type III glutamate--ammonia ligase, with translation MSKDLFLIAKKKKIRYFLISFADLFGSLRAKLVPARAIMDMQRGGGAGFAGFAAWLDMTPADPDMFGVPDPDSLIQLPWNPEIAWLAADLWMNGKEVEASPRVALKRQVQKAAAKGWRMKTGVECEFFLISSDGRAISDPADTQEKPCYDQQALMRRYPVISEICDCMEQLGWEPYQNDHEDANGQFEMNWTYDDALRTADRHAFFKFMVKSVAEKHGMRATFMPKPFPQLTGNGCHCHVSLWNRAGSKNLFEDKRNELGLSRTACHFLGGVLRHVGALCAIFNPTVNSYKRLDAPATQSGATWSPNAISYSGNNRTHMVRVPDAGRFELRAMDGSANPYLMQAAILAAGMEGIASKRDPGKPLSVNMYETGARQRSLKRLPATLFDALRLLEKNRAVREMLGEELASSYLKLKMEEWRSYISHLSEWERSHTLDC